One Rosa chinensis cultivar Old Blush chromosome 5, RchiOBHm-V2, whole genome shotgun sequence genomic region harbors:
- the LOC121049603 gene encoding uncharacterized protein LOC121049603, whose translation MSVRGQLQSTTGIPKAVSSIKLLDVLLEILSTWDLETATAGSVRRHLEKDFGADLSDPKYRIIKEKIDVFFEEGEEDENEGKGRRRRKRKRNEKEICIVSPQLQDIVGEGPEMARAKAVKKIVAYGREKGLHKNKSIIYTDDKLEALFPGRKSIHIFRIDNLLAKNSHIQPLKVMKLCKECKVRRTRTRRENETCECDQIGVKSQRKDTQQKHNLAEEDIRSWDTLPHDILVKIIDLLCGPLKYWTPISPAFSTRYASVSRSWKLAVLDLVFPPSDVLDLRVLDSHPWKSCHKMFFHYLRIAFKCRPTSGWTTLYFPNETIFAERPFLQNNTFMIKNDILTLIAEKYVRDFSLIPSLMDIL comes from the exons ATGTCGGTTAGAGGTCAATTACAAAGTACAACAGGTATTCCAAAGGCAGTCAGTAGCATAAAGCTCCTGGACGTGCTACTGGAAATCCTCAGTACTTGGGATTTGGAAACTGCTACCGCCGGAAGCGTCCGCCGGCATCTGGAGAAGGATTTTGGGGCTGATCTATCGGACCCAAAATATCGTATCATCAAAGAAAAAATCGACGTCTTTTTTGAGGAAGGGGAAGAGGATGAGAATGAAGGTAaaggtagaagaagaagaaagagaaagagaaacgaGAAAGAGATATGTATAGTGTCTCCACAGCTTCAAGACATTGTTGGAGAGGGTCCTGAAATGGCCCGAGCCAAGGCAGTGAAGAAAATTGTGGCTTATGGTCGGGAAAAGGGTTTGCATAAAAACAAGTCTATTATATATACTGATGATAAATTAGAGGCCCTTTTTCCTGGCAGGAAATCTATTCATATATTTCGAATTGATAACCTATTGGCCAAGAACAGTCATATACAGCCGCTTAAAG TTATGAAGCTGTGCAAAGAATGCAAGGTGAGGAGGACGAGGACGAGGAGGGAAAATGAGACTTGTGAATGTGATCAAATTGGGGTGAAAAGTCAGAGGAAGGATACCCAACAGAAACATAACCTAGCAGAGGAAGATATAAGATCGTGGGATACATTGCCACACGATATTCTGGTGAAAATCATTGATTTACTTTGCGGTCCACTCAAGTATTGGACACCCATCTCACCAGCTTTCTCCACGCGTTACGCGTCCGTCAGCCGCTCATGGAAATTGGCAGTCCTTGATCTAGTGTTTCCACCTAGTGATGTGCTTGATCTGCGAGTCCTTGATTCACATCCCTGGAAATCTTGCCATAAGATGTTCTTTCATTACCTCAGGATTGCCTTTAAATGCCGACCCACCAGCGGTTGGACAACACTATACTTTCCCAACGAGACTATATTTGCCGAACGTCCCTTTCTTCAAAATAACACTTTTATGATCAAAAATGATATCCTGACTTTGATCGCTGAGAAGTACGTGAGAGACTTTTCTTTAATTCCCTCTCTTATGGATATTCTTTAA
- the LOC112165799 gene encoding chaperone protein ClpB isoform X1, producing MTGIDAELCMEEFVAKIEVEDQEKLELEYGVEIEAESVVDACRIIKQYPDVFQFNCRGTLDDTERAILQMKVVELLEEACLRLRHKFDYSREGEDELEVGEYRLHRALVELNEIEKEREPSTQKWRDRVAKEREELNDMWNKLEIKWLELQASRQRYDIRAREALLLERMREGLVYYLNEERSKENFSGLLQWLDEHVTELLYTTRKDFKHELTVSSHAIALAASLLIDAPPSQLLSESPVLQNHESIRRVIGQEHVLLAVSAALSRQRPPRRPIGSFIFMCGSGCGRTEIAKLLATLVFGKKDMLTEFDLEKYTGPNSLSRLLGVLCSSHIEPGKKGELCVKKRHLGVILFDNVDKAPAPIIELLTQIIGFGYLVDGNGNSVDFTNTLIIMTTNIGCDQLWPWNCKCADEVQKFPVKEGLFDDAWERNHNSCYLSLLRETKIILDLNFLNM from the exons ATGACAGGGATTGATGCAGAGCTATGCATGGAGGAGTTTGTGGCAAAAATCGAAGTGGAGGATCAGGAGAAGTTGGAGCTGGAGTATGGTGTTGAAATCGAAGCAGAGTCCGTGGTGGATGCGTGCCGCATCATTAAGCAGTACCCTGATG TTTTTCAGTTTAATTGTAGAGGAACACTGGATGATACCGAGAGGGCTATTTTGCAAATGAAGGTAGTAGAGCTTCTGGAGGAGGCTTGTTTAAGATTGAGGCATAAGTTTGACTACTCgagagaaggagaggatgaACTAGAGGTGGGGGAGTACAGGTTGCATCGTGCACTTGTTGAgttgaatgaaattgaaaaagaaagagagccaTCCACCCAAAAATGGAGGGATCGT GTGGCCAAGGAACGTGAAGAACTAAACGATATGTGGAACAAGTTGGAGATAAAGTGGTTGGAATTACAAGCTTCACGGCAGAGATATGACATCAGAGCTCGGGAGGCACTTTTGTTGGAAAGGATGCGGGAAGGGCTGGTTTACTATTTAAATGAGGAAAGATCGAAGGAAAATTTCTCTGGGTTGTTGCAATGGCTTGATGAACATGTGACTGAGCTTTTATATACAACTCGCAAAGATTTTAAGCATGAGCTGACCGTTAGCTCGCATGCTATTGCACTG GCAGCAAGCTTGTTGATTGATGCTCCACCATCGCAGTTGCTTTCCGAATCACCAGTACTTCAGAACCATGAATCAATTAGGAGGGTAATTGGACAAGAACATGTTCTACTTGCAGTCAGTGCTGCTTTATCGAGGCAGAGGCCTCCACGACGCCCTATTGGATCCTTCATCTTCATGTGTGGATCCGGTTGTGGGAGGACAGAAATTGCCAAACTTTTGGCCACTCTAGTCTTTGGTAAAAAAGACATGCTAACCGAGTTTGATCTTGAAAAGTACACAGGACCAAATTCTTTATCACGCCTTCTTGGTGTTCTCTGTAG TAGCCACATTGAACCAGGCAAGAAGGGAGAGCTATGTGTTAAGAAGAGGCATCTAGGTGTCATTTTGTTTGACAATGTTGACAAGGCTCCTGCGCCTATTATTGAGCTTTTGACCCAGATTATAGGCTTTGGTTATCTAGTAGATGGTAATGGGAATAGTGTTGACTTCACTAATACGTTGATCATCATGACGACAAATATTGGATGTGATCAATTGTGGCCGTGGAATTGCAAATGTGCTGATGAAGTTCAAAAGTTTCCTGTCAAGGAAGGATTATTTGATGATGCATGGGAAAGAAATCATAATTCCTGTTACCTATCACTTCTGAGGGAG ACAAAAATCATTTTGGACCTCAATTTCTTGAATATGTAG
- the LOC112201831 gene encoding UDP-glucose 6-dehydrogenase 3-like produces MVSLNNKVIAVFGVTYKSNIADLTNSPAIAVCKSLLKEGAILRIFDPLVTENAIMGCFRNANRVEVAANQQAAYNQAHATLCLVATDLQFDFAGMSAAMTVPPYLFIACNLDNIDVVGIRALGFQLYIFGNQFPLG; encoded by the coding sequence ATGGTCTCACTTAATAACAAAGTTATTGCCGTGTTTGGTGTCACATATAAGAGCAATATAGCCGATCTTACAAATTCACCTGCAATAGCCGTATGCAAATCTCTCTTGAAGGAAGGTGCTATACTACGCATTTTTGATCCTTTGGTGACTGAGAATGCGATCATGGGCTGCTTTCGTAATGCTAACAGGGTCGAAGTTGCTGCTAATCAACAAGCAGCATATAACCAAGCGCACGCTACTTTATGTTTGGTGGCTACAGACCTTCAATTTGATTTCGCAGGAATGAGTGCTGCTATGACAGTCCCACCCTACTTGTTTATCGCCTGCAATTTGGATAATATCGACGTAGTCGGTATTAGGGCGCTTGGATTCCAACTTTACATTTTTGGAAATCAATTCCCGTTGGGTTAG
- the LOC112165799 gene encoding chaperone protein ClpB1 isoform X3, protein MTGIDAELCMEEFVAKIEVEDQEKLELEYGVEIEAESVVDACRIIKQYPDVFQFNCRGTLDDTERAILQMKVVELLEEACLRLRHKFDYSREGEDELEVGEYRLHRALVELNEIEKEREPSTQKWRDRVAKEREELNDMWNKLEIKWLELQASRQRYDIRAREALLLERMREGLVYYLNEERSKENFSGLLQWLDEHVTELLYTTRKDFKHELTVSSHAIALLLSESPVLQNHESIRRVIGQEHVLLAVSAALSRQRPPRRPIGSFIFMCGSGCGRTEIAKLLATLVFGKKDMLTEFDLEKYTGPNSLSRLLGVLCSSHIEPGKKGELCVKKRHLGVILFDNVDKAPAPIIELLTQIIGFGYLVDGNGNSVDFTNTLIIMTTNIGCDQLWPWNCKCADEVQKFPVKEGLFDDAWERNHNSCYLSLLRETKIILDLNFLNM, encoded by the exons ATGACAGGGATTGATGCAGAGCTATGCATGGAGGAGTTTGTGGCAAAAATCGAAGTGGAGGATCAGGAGAAGTTGGAGCTGGAGTATGGTGTTGAAATCGAAGCAGAGTCCGTGGTGGATGCGTGCCGCATCATTAAGCAGTACCCTGATG TTTTTCAGTTTAATTGTAGAGGAACACTGGATGATACCGAGAGGGCTATTTTGCAAATGAAGGTAGTAGAGCTTCTGGAGGAGGCTTGTTTAAGATTGAGGCATAAGTTTGACTACTCgagagaaggagaggatgaACTAGAGGTGGGGGAGTACAGGTTGCATCGTGCACTTGTTGAgttgaatgaaattgaaaaagaaagagagccaTCCACCCAAAAATGGAGGGATCGT GTGGCCAAGGAACGTGAAGAACTAAACGATATGTGGAACAAGTTGGAGATAAAGTGGTTGGAATTACAAGCTTCACGGCAGAGATATGACATCAGAGCTCGGGAGGCACTTTTGTTGGAAAGGATGCGGGAAGGGCTGGTTTACTATTTAAATGAGGAAAGATCGAAGGAAAATTTCTCTGGGTTGTTGCAATGGCTTGATGAACATGTGACTGAGCTTTTATATACAACTCGCAAAGATTTTAAGCATGAGCTGACCGTTAGCTCGCATGCTATTGCACTG TTGCTTTCCGAATCACCAGTACTTCAGAACCATGAATCAATTAGGAGGGTAATTGGACAAGAACATGTTCTACTTGCAGTCAGTGCTGCTTTATCGAGGCAGAGGCCTCCACGACGCCCTATTGGATCCTTCATCTTCATGTGTGGATCCGGTTGTGGGAGGACAGAAATTGCCAAACTTTTGGCCACTCTAGTCTTTGGTAAAAAAGACATGCTAACCGAGTTTGATCTTGAAAAGTACACAGGACCAAATTCTTTATCACGCCTTCTTGGTGTTCTCTGTAG TAGCCACATTGAACCAGGCAAGAAGGGAGAGCTATGTGTTAAGAAGAGGCATCTAGGTGTCATTTTGTTTGACAATGTTGACAAGGCTCCTGCGCCTATTATTGAGCTTTTGACCCAGATTATAGGCTTTGGTTATCTAGTAGATGGTAATGGGAATAGTGTTGACTTCACTAATACGTTGATCATCATGACGACAAATATTGGATGTGATCAATTGTGGCCGTGGAATTGCAAATGTGCTGATGAAGTTCAAAAGTTTCCTGTCAAGGAAGGATTATTTGATGATGCATGGGAAAGAAATCATAATTCCTGTTACCTATCACTTCTGAGGGAG ACAAAAATCATTTTGGACCTCAATTTCTTGAATATGTAG
- the LOC112165799 gene encoding chaperone protein ClpB isoform X2: MTGIDAELCMEEFVAKIEVEDQEKLELEYGVEIEAESVVDACRIIKQYPDVFQFNCRGTLDDTERAILQMKVVELLEEACLRLRHKFDYSREGEDELEVGEYRLHRALVELNEIEKEREPSTQKWRDRVAKEREELNDMWNKLEIKWLELQASRQRYDIRAREALLLERMREGLVYYLNEERSKENFSGLLQWLDEHVTELLYTTRKDFKHELTVSSHAIALAASLLIDAPPSQLLSESPVLQNHESIRRVIGQEHVLLAVSAALSRQRPPRRPIGSFIFMCGSGCGRTEIAKLLATLVFGKKDMLTEFDLEKYTGPNSLSRLLGVLCSHIEPGKKGELCVKKRHLGVILFDNVDKAPAPIIELLTQIIGFGYLVDGNGNSVDFTNTLIIMTTNIGCDQLWPWNCKCADEVQKFPVKEGLFDDAWERNHNSCYLSLLRETKIILDLNFLNM, translated from the exons ATGACAGGGATTGATGCAGAGCTATGCATGGAGGAGTTTGTGGCAAAAATCGAAGTGGAGGATCAGGAGAAGTTGGAGCTGGAGTATGGTGTTGAAATCGAAGCAGAGTCCGTGGTGGATGCGTGCCGCATCATTAAGCAGTACCCTGATG TTTTTCAGTTTAATTGTAGAGGAACACTGGATGATACCGAGAGGGCTATTTTGCAAATGAAGGTAGTAGAGCTTCTGGAGGAGGCTTGTTTAAGATTGAGGCATAAGTTTGACTACTCgagagaaggagaggatgaACTAGAGGTGGGGGAGTACAGGTTGCATCGTGCACTTGTTGAgttgaatgaaattgaaaaagaaagagagccaTCCACCCAAAAATGGAGGGATCGT GTGGCCAAGGAACGTGAAGAACTAAACGATATGTGGAACAAGTTGGAGATAAAGTGGTTGGAATTACAAGCTTCACGGCAGAGATATGACATCAGAGCTCGGGAGGCACTTTTGTTGGAAAGGATGCGGGAAGGGCTGGTTTACTATTTAAATGAGGAAAGATCGAAGGAAAATTTCTCTGGGTTGTTGCAATGGCTTGATGAACATGTGACTGAGCTTTTATATACAACTCGCAAAGATTTTAAGCATGAGCTGACCGTTAGCTCGCATGCTATTGCACTG GCAGCAAGCTTGTTGATTGATGCTCCACCATCGCAGTTGCTTTCCGAATCACCAGTACTTCAGAACCATGAATCAATTAGGAGGGTAATTGGACAAGAACATGTTCTACTTGCAGTCAGTGCTGCTTTATCGAGGCAGAGGCCTCCACGACGCCCTATTGGATCCTTCATCTTCATGTGTGGATCCGGTTGTGGGAGGACAGAAATTGCCAAACTTTTGGCCACTCTAGTCTTTGGTAAAAAAGACATGCTAACCGAGTTTGATCTTGAAAAGTACACAGGACCAAATTCTTTATCACGCCTTCTTGGTGTTCTCTGTAG CCACATTGAACCAGGCAAGAAGGGAGAGCTATGTGTTAAGAAGAGGCATCTAGGTGTCATTTTGTTTGACAATGTTGACAAGGCTCCTGCGCCTATTATTGAGCTTTTGACCCAGATTATAGGCTTTGGTTATCTAGTAGATGGTAATGGGAATAGTGTTGACTTCACTAATACGTTGATCATCATGACGACAAATATTGGATGTGATCAATTGTGGCCGTGGAATTGCAAATGTGCTGATGAAGTTCAAAAGTTTCCTGTCAAGGAAGGATTATTTGATGATGCATGGGAAAGAAATCATAATTCCTGTTACCTATCACTTCTGAGGGAG ACAAAAATCATTTTGGACCTCAATTTCTTGAATATGTAG